From Cucumis melo cultivar AY chromosome 1, USDA_Cmelo_AY_1.0, whole genome shotgun sequence, a single genomic window includes:
- the LOC103499748 gene encoding probable receptor-like protein kinase At2g21480, with translation MEIKEKKRTSTISSPLMSSSSMAILLVFLCCIFNCPNIAFAAGPGGPFIPKDNFLIDCGANKELGALPDGRVFKTDEQSKQFLDAKDDIIATATPEMKAPSPVDLTARVFLQEATYIFQMAEPGWHWLRLHFLPVKSNDFDLLQAKFSVVTEKYVLLHSFNINNESTFVLKEFLLNITEPKLSIKFLPMKNSAAFINAIEVVSAPVDLIADSNVELSPVGTIEGLTKYAFQTLYRLNMGGPTITPRNDTLGRTWETDEVFRTPKAAGQSVVVQTNSIKYQGGLKETGMLIAPPSVYASAVQMGDAQVSIPNFNITWKFEADPSFGYLVRFHFCDIVSKVLNDIYFNVYVNGKAAITNLDLSHKLGSLATAYYKDVVVNASLIVDGLTIQISPANVETGDMNAILNGIEVLKISNSVNSLDGEFGVDGKSANGSNRGTVAAVGFAMMFGAFVGLGAMVMKWHKRPQDWQKRNSFSSWLLPVHAGDSSFMTSKTSYGSHKTNIYSSTLGLGRFFTLAELQEATKNFDPNSIIGVGGFGNVYLGVIDEGTKVAVKRGNPQSEQGITEFQTEIQMLSKLRHRHLVSLIGYCDENAEMILVYEFMSNGPFRDHLYGKDLSPLSWKQRLEICIGAARGLHYLHTGTAQGIIHRDVKTTNILLDENFTAKVADFGLSKDAPMGQGHVSTAVKGSFGYLDPEYFRRQQLTEKSDVYSFGVVLLEALCARPAINPSLTREQVNLADWAMQCKKKGCLEKIMDPLLVGAINPESMKKFAEAAEKCLAEHGVDRPSMGDVLWNLEYALQLQEAFSQGKTEDENGAASTTATVAPATPRTVEASTNASDNRPVVQPEQNRQPAEVQAIDDHSGSAMFAHFSNLNGR, from the coding sequence AtggagattaaagaaaagaagagaactTCAACTATCTCCTCTCCATTAATGTCATCTTCTTCGATGGCTATCCTCCTGGTTTTTCTCTGTTGCATTTTTAACTGTCCAAACATCGCATTTGCTGCCGGCCCCGGTGGTCCCTTCATTCCCAAAGATAATTTTCTCATTGACTGTGGTGCCAACAAGGAACTTGGTGCACTCCCTGATGGAAGAGTTTTCAAAACTGATGAGCAATCCAAGCAATTCTTAGATGCCAAGGATGACATTATAGCAACTGCTACGCCGGAGATGAAGGCACCGTCGCCAGTCGATTTGACAGCCAGAGTCTTCCTCCAAGAAGCTACTTACATCTTTCAAATGGCAGAGCCTGGATGGCATTGGCTACGCCTACATTTCCTTCCTGTTAAAAGCAATGACTTTGATCTCTTGCAAGCCAAATTTTCAGTGGTTACTGAAAAGTATGTGTTGCTTCATAGCTTCAACATCAACAATGAATCCACATTTGTTCTCAAGGAGTTTCTCCTCAATATCACTGAACCAAAACTCTCAATCAAGTTCTTGCCTATGAAGAATTCAGCTGCTTTCATCAACGCCATCGAGGTCGTCTCGGCTCCTGTGGACTTGATTGCTGATTCGAACGTGGAGTTGTCTCCAGTTGGAACTATTGAGGGCCTGACGAAATATGCATTTCAGACACTGTACAGGTTAAACATGGGAGGTCCTACAATTACTCCAAGAAATGACACTCTTGGGAGGACATGGGAGACAGATGAAGTTTTTAGGACACCGAAAGCTGCTGGTCAGAGTGTGGTTGTTCAGACCAATAGCATCAAATACCAAGGAGGATTGAAAGAAACAGGCATGTTAATTGCTCCTCCAAGTGTGTATGCAAGTGCAGTTCAAATGGGAGATGCTCAAGTTAGTATACCAAATTTCAATATCACATGGAAATTTGAAGCAGATCCCTCATTTGGGTATCTAGTTCGCTTCCATTTTTGTGATATTGTCAGCAAAGTACTCAATGATATCTATTTCAATGTTTATGTAAATGGGAAAGCTGCTATAACCAACTTGGATTTGTCACACAAGCTAGGAAGTTTGGCAACTGCATATTACAAGGATGTTGTGGTTAATGCTTCCTTGATTGTAGATGGACTGACAATTCAAATTAGTCCGGCTAATGTCGAGACCGGTGATATGAATGCCATTCTAAATGGTATAGAGGTATTGAAAATAAGCAATTCTGTTAATAGTTTGGATGGAGAGTTTGGAGTGGATGGTAAGTCTGCAAATGGATCTAACCGTGGGACAGTAGCTGCCGTTGGGTTTGCGATGATGTTTGGAGCGTTTGTTGGGCTCGGTGCAATGGTGATGAAATGGCATAAAAGGCCTCAAGATTGGCAGAAGAGGAACAGTTTCTCTTCTTGGTTGCTTCCTGTACATGCTGGTGATTCAAGCTTTATGACAAGCAAGACTTCATATGGATCACATAAGACCAACATTTATTCCTCTACTTTAGGCCTTGGTAGGTTCTTTACTTTGGCAGAACTTCAAGAAGCCACCAAGAACTTTGATCCCAATTCAATAATTGGTGTTGGTGGGTTTGGAAATGTGTACCTTGGAGTGATTGATGAAGGAACTAAAGTAGCAGTTAAGAGAGGAAATCCACAATCTGAACAAGGCATTACAGAATTCCAAACAGAAATTCAAATGCTTTCAAAACTTAGACATAGGCATTTGGTTTCTTTGATTGGGTACTGTGATGAAAATGCTGAAATGATCTTGGTATATGAGTTCATGTCAAATGGTCCATTCAGAGATCACTTATATGGAAAGGACTTATCTCCACTGTCATGGAAGCAAAGGCTGGAGATTTGTATCGGGGCAGCTCGAGGTCTCCATTACCTGCACACTGGAACAGCACAAGGAATCATTCACCGTGATGTCAAAACAACCAACATTTTACTCGACGAAAACTTCACCGCAAAAGTCGCCGATTTTGGATTGTCAAAGGATGCTCCAATGGGGCAAGGACATGTCAGTACAGCAGTGAAGGGAAGTTTTGGATATTTGGATCCAGAGTACTTTAGGAGACAACAGTTAACAGAAAAATCAGATGTTTATTCCTTTGGAGTTGTTCTACTTGAGGCTTTGTGCGCAAGGCCAGCAATCAACCCATCTTTGACAAGAGAACAAGTGAACTTAGCTGATTGGGCAATGCAATGTAAGAAAAAAGGGTGTTTGGAAAAGATAATGGATCCACTTCTAGTTGGAGCTATAAATCCTGAGTCGATGAAAAAGTTTGCTGAAGCAGCAGAGAAATGTCTAGCTGAACATGGTGTAGATAGGCCAAGCATGGGGGATGTATTGTGGAATTTGGAGTATGCATTACAACTACAAGAAGCATTCTCACAAGGCAAGACCGAAGACGAAAACGGAGCTGCAAGTACAACGGCAACTGTCGCCCCGGCTACACCTCGCACTGTCGAAGCTTCAACAAATGCATCCGACAACCGCCCTGTCGTGCAGCCAGAACAGAATAGGCAACCAGCAGAGGTTCAAGCCATTGATGATCATTCAGGAAGTGCAATGTTTGCTCATTTTTCTAATCTCAATGGTAGATGA
- the LOC103499747 gene encoding protein MLN51 homolog isoform X3: MSPSLFPLPGLSICMMIGLETMQAVDTGSNLCFGVAWLTHQNEIFFNCQLFRSLYLRRTHGGRRLWESKDDMKWGHDKFEEMTLQERNRDERRTSKGHPRGRGKSRGMDHGYARGNRSRAYNKNNIQNNAAPKVVRGRGPRRYEPTMNNNAISSPSQEKQSVKPLEKASYNNTGRSLAPSPNIEGEQISVRKHAFASSLNSASPPFYPSGTSSKNIPKVEKNEVQAGLPEKNMYDDTRSLPQSSVMVDGKHVVDTVAMERVYINDSTNPSLGNPLSKPSSGSSVVNNAQIPQSRPHGRGAAVGPTGYPPASLHSQVNKVSLPAQSHGVARTPGQTRVQSAIQVPVQQLGQRPGSGSQSSSPPKTSTSVNSLESGEGDSSSESSKLKTALVGKGKGVAQGIGAGSFIYGGAQMMGTSGNMNITHGDQNFPHTPAFLPVMQFGGQHPGGIGVPAVGMAFPGYVAQSQLGMGNSEMTWLPVLAGAAGALGATYCSPYLAMDGAYHARPSGQTSSAGMLSKENNTNKSSNESKPSQNELESDDVGQRQNKPRRYSEMNFGQ; the protein is encoded by the exons ATGAGCCCTTCGCTGTTCCCACTGCCGGGGCTTTCTATATGCATGATGATCGGTTTAGAGACAATGCAGGCGGTCGACACAG GGAGCAATTTATGCTTTGGAGTTGCGTGGTTGACCCATCAGAACGAGATTTTCTTTAATTGTCAACTTTTCCGTAGTCTATATCTTAG GAGAACACATGGTGGAAGGAGGTTGTGGGAGTCCAAGGATGACATGAAATGGGGTCATGACAAGTTTGAAGAAATGACTTTGCAAGAAAGAAATCGTGATGAG AGGAGAACTTCCAAGGGTCACCCACGAGGTCGGGGTAAAAGTAGAGGCATGGATCATGGTTATGCTCGAGGGAACAGATCTCGAGCATACAATAAAAATAACATTCAGAACAATGCTGCTCCTAAAGTTGTGAGAGGAAGAGGACCTAGACGGTATGAACCAACTATGAACAACAATGCCATATCTTCTCCTTCACAAGAAAAACA ATCTGTGAAGCCTCTTGAGAAAGCGTCTTATAATAATACAGGGAGATCCCTTGCACCCTCTCCAAACATCGAAGGTGAGCAAATCTCTGTTAGGAAACATGCCTTTGCATCAAGCCTGAATTCTGCTTCTCCGCCTTTCTACCCTTCAGGGACGTCTAGTAAGAACATCCCTAAAGTGGAAAAAAACGAAGTACAAGCTGGACTTCCTGAAAAGAATATGTATGATGATACTCGCTCTTTGCCACAATCAAGTGTAATGGTAGATGGAAAGCATGTAGTTGATACTGTTGCCATGGAGAGGGTTTACATAAATGATTCAACCAATCCATCTCTAGGAAATCCTTTATCCAAGCCATCTTCTGGTTCTTCTGTGGTCAATAATGCTCAAATTCCCCAATCTAGACCTCATGGAAGGGGTGCTGCTGTAGGACCAACTGGCTACCCTCCTGCATCACTCCATAGCCAAGTTAACAAGGTCTCTTTACCTGCTCAATCACATGGTGTAGCACGAACTCCTGGTCAAACTAGGGTTCAGTCTGCCATTCAGGTTCCTGTCCAGCAGTTGGGTCAGCGACCTGGTAGTGGATCTCAGTCTTCATCTCCACCAAAAACTTCCACTTCAGTTAACTCACTTGAATCTGGAGAGGGTGATTCCTCTTCAGAATCAAGCAAATTGAAAACTGCTTTGGTTGGAAAGGGGAAGGGTGTTGCCCAGGGTATTGGTGCCGGTTCTTTCATTTATGGTGGGGCCCAGATGATGGGAACTTCAGGGAACATGAATATTACTCATGGAGACCAAAACTTCCCTCATACTCCAGCATTTTTGCCAG TTATGCAATTTGGAGGTCAGCATCCTGGTGGCATTGGAGTTCCTGCCGTTGGCATGGCATTTCCAGGATATGTTGCTCAGTCCCAACTTGGCATGGGAAATTCAGAAATGACATG GTTACCAGTTTTGGCTGGTGCAGCTGGGGCTTTGGGAGCTACATATTGTTCGCCTTATTTAGCTATGGATGGGGCTTATCATGCTCGACCCTCAGGACAGACATCATCTGCAGGAATGTTGAG CAAAGAAAATAACACAAACAAATCCAGTAACGAGTCAAAGCCTTCACAGAATG AACTCGAAAGTGATGATGTTGGACAACGACAAAATAAGCCACGCAG ATATTCAGAGATGAACTTTGGCCAATGA
- the LOC103499747 gene encoding protein MLN51 homolog isoform X1, whose protein sequence is MATATEEEVDYESDPEEGKRSLAMRRREASDDEEGEGEGGEGRRTIRRMGIHSDDSDGQGGAAEYDDEDELGEDVDEDEVGEGVEDVDEGEEVEDEDNEERYEERKSGDRVELDAASGNVAKELDDDGRPLPEEQTDLHEENLEGEFDEEKKVNEPFAVPTAGAFYMHDDRFRDNAGGRHRRTHGGRRLWESKDDMKWGHDKFEEMTLQERNRDERRTSKGHPRGRGKSRGMDHGYARGNRSRAYNKNNIQNNAAPKVVRGRGPRRYEPTMNNNAISSPSQEKQSVKPLEKASYNNTGRSLAPSPNIEGEQISVRKHAFASSLNSASPPFYPSGTSSKNIPKVEKNEVQAGLPEKNMYDDTRSLPQSSVMVDGKHVVDTVAMERVYINDSTNPSLGNPLSKPSSGSSVVNNAQIPQSRPHGRGAAVGPTGYPPASLHSQVNKVSLPAQSHGVARTPGQTRVQSAIQVPVQQLGQRPGSGSQSSSPPKTSTSVNSLESGEGDSSSESSKLKTALVGKGKGVAQGIGAGSFIYGGAQMMGTSGNMNITHGDQNFPHTPAFLPVMQFGGQHPGGIGVPAVGMAFPGYVAQSQLGMGNSEMTWLPVLAGAAGALGATYCSPYLAMDGAYHARPSGQTSSAGMLSKENNTNKSSNESKPSQNELESDDVGQRQNKPRRYSEMNFGQ, encoded by the exons ATGGCTACTGCGACTGAAGAAGAGGTTGATTATGAGAGTGATCCGGAAGAAGGGAAGCGGTCACTGGCGATGCGGAGGCGGGAGGCGAGTGATGATGAGGAGGGTGAAGGAGAAGGGGGAGAAGGGAGGAGGACGATACGGAGGATGGGGATTCATTCGGATGATTCGGATGGTCAAGGTGGAGCTGCGGAGTACGACGATGAGGATGAATTGGGGGAAGATGTAGATGAAGATGAGGTTGGTGAAGGAGTTGAGGATGTTGATGAGGGGGAGGAAGTTGAGGATGAGGATAATGAGGAGAGGTATGAGGAGAGGAAGTCGGGCGATCGTGTTGAATTGGATGCTGCCTCCGGCAATGTAGCGAAGGAGTTGGATGATGATGGAAGACCGTTACCTGAAGAACAAACTGATTTGCACGAGGAAAATTTAGAAGGGGAATTTGATGAGGAGAAGAAGGTGAATGAGCCCTTCGCTGTTCCCACTGCCGGGGCTTTCTATATGCATGATGATCGGTTTAGAGACAATGCAGGCGGTCGACACAG GAGAACACATGGTGGAAGGAGGTTGTGGGAGTCCAAGGATGACATGAAATGGGGTCATGACAAGTTTGAAGAAATGACTTTGCAAGAAAGAAATCGTGATGAG AGGAGAACTTCCAAGGGTCACCCACGAGGTCGGGGTAAAAGTAGAGGCATGGATCATGGTTATGCTCGAGGGAACAGATCTCGAGCATACAATAAAAATAACATTCAGAACAATGCTGCTCCTAAAGTTGTGAGAGGAAGAGGACCTAGACGGTATGAACCAACTATGAACAACAATGCCATATCTTCTCCTTCACAAGAAAAACA ATCTGTGAAGCCTCTTGAGAAAGCGTCTTATAATAATACAGGGAGATCCCTTGCACCCTCTCCAAACATCGAAGGTGAGCAAATCTCTGTTAGGAAACATGCCTTTGCATCAAGCCTGAATTCTGCTTCTCCGCCTTTCTACCCTTCAGGGACGTCTAGTAAGAACATCCCTAAAGTGGAAAAAAACGAAGTACAAGCTGGACTTCCTGAAAAGAATATGTATGATGATACTCGCTCTTTGCCACAATCAAGTGTAATGGTAGATGGAAAGCATGTAGTTGATACTGTTGCCATGGAGAGGGTTTACATAAATGATTCAACCAATCCATCTCTAGGAAATCCTTTATCCAAGCCATCTTCTGGTTCTTCTGTGGTCAATAATGCTCAAATTCCCCAATCTAGACCTCATGGAAGGGGTGCTGCTGTAGGACCAACTGGCTACCCTCCTGCATCACTCCATAGCCAAGTTAACAAGGTCTCTTTACCTGCTCAATCACATGGTGTAGCACGAACTCCTGGTCAAACTAGGGTTCAGTCTGCCATTCAGGTTCCTGTCCAGCAGTTGGGTCAGCGACCTGGTAGTGGATCTCAGTCTTCATCTCCACCAAAAACTTCCACTTCAGTTAACTCACTTGAATCTGGAGAGGGTGATTCCTCTTCAGAATCAAGCAAATTGAAAACTGCTTTGGTTGGAAAGGGGAAGGGTGTTGCCCAGGGTATTGGTGCCGGTTCTTTCATTTATGGTGGGGCCCAGATGATGGGAACTTCAGGGAACATGAATATTACTCATGGAGACCAAAACTTCCCTCATACTCCAGCATTTTTGCCAG TTATGCAATTTGGAGGTCAGCATCCTGGTGGCATTGGAGTTCCTGCCGTTGGCATGGCATTTCCAGGATATGTTGCTCAGTCCCAACTTGGCATGGGAAATTCAGAAATGACATG GTTACCAGTTTTGGCTGGTGCAGCTGGGGCTTTGGGAGCTACATATTGTTCGCCTTATTTAGCTATGGATGGGGCTTATCATGCTCGACCCTCAGGACAGACATCATCTGCAGGAATGTTGAG CAAAGAAAATAACACAAACAAATCCAGTAACGAGTCAAAGCCTTCACAGAATG AACTCGAAAGTGATGATGTTGGACAACGACAAAATAAGCCACGCAG ATATTCAGAGATGAACTTTGGCCAATGA
- the LOC103499747 gene encoding protein MLN51 homolog isoform X2, protein MATATEEEVDYESDPEEGKRSLAMRRREASDDEEGEGEGGEGRRTIRRMGIHSDDSDGQGGAAEYDDEDELGEDVDEDEVGEGVEDVDEGEEVEDEDNEERYEERKSGDRVELDAASGNVAKELDDDGRPLPEEQTDLHEENLEGEFDEEKKVNEPFAVPTAGAFYMHDDRFRDNAGGRHRRTHGGRRLWESKDDMKWGHDKFEEMTLQERNRDERRTSKGHPRGRGKSRGMDHGYARGNRSRAYNKNNIQNNAAPKVVRGRGPRRYEPTMNNNAISSPSQEKQSVKPLEKASYNNTGRSLAPSPNIEGTSSKNIPKVEKNEVQAGLPEKNMYDDTRSLPQSSVMVDGKHVVDTVAMERVYINDSTNPSLGNPLSKPSSGSSVVNNAQIPQSRPHGRGAAVGPTGYPPASLHSQVNKVSLPAQSHGVARTPGQTRVQSAIQVPVQQLGQRPGSGSQSSSPPKTSTSVNSLESGEGDSSSESSKLKTALVGKGKGVAQGIGAGSFIYGGAQMMGTSGNMNITHGDQNFPHTPAFLPVMQFGGQHPGGIGVPAVGMAFPGYVAQSQLGMGNSEMTWLPVLAGAAGALGATYCSPYLAMDGAYHARPSGQTSSAGMLSKENNTNKSSNESKPSQNELESDDVGQRQNKPRRYSEMNFGQ, encoded by the exons ATGGCTACTGCGACTGAAGAAGAGGTTGATTATGAGAGTGATCCGGAAGAAGGGAAGCGGTCACTGGCGATGCGGAGGCGGGAGGCGAGTGATGATGAGGAGGGTGAAGGAGAAGGGGGAGAAGGGAGGAGGACGATACGGAGGATGGGGATTCATTCGGATGATTCGGATGGTCAAGGTGGAGCTGCGGAGTACGACGATGAGGATGAATTGGGGGAAGATGTAGATGAAGATGAGGTTGGTGAAGGAGTTGAGGATGTTGATGAGGGGGAGGAAGTTGAGGATGAGGATAATGAGGAGAGGTATGAGGAGAGGAAGTCGGGCGATCGTGTTGAATTGGATGCTGCCTCCGGCAATGTAGCGAAGGAGTTGGATGATGATGGAAGACCGTTACCTGAAGAACAAACTGATTTGCACGAGGAAAATTTAGAAGGGGAATTTGATGAGGAGAAGAAGGTGAATGAGCCCTTCGCTGTTCCCACTGCCGGGGCTTTCTATATGCATGATGATCGGTTTAGAGACAATGCAGGCGGTCGACACAG GAGAACACATGGTGGAAGGAGGTTGTGGGAGTCCAAGGATGACATGAAATGGGGTCATGACAAGTTTGAAGAAATGACTTTGCAAGAAAGAAATCGTGATGAG AGGAGAACTTCCAAGGGTCACCCACGAGGTCGGGGTAAAAGTAGAGGCATGGATCATGGTTATGCTCGAGGGAACAGATCTCGAGCATACAATAAAAATAACATTCAGAACAATGCTGCTCCTAAAGTTGTGAGAGGAAGAGGACCTAGACGGTATGAACCAACTATGAACAACAATGCCATATCTTCTCCTTCACAAGAAAAACA ATCTGTGAAGCCTCTTGAGAAAGCGTCTTATAATAATACAGGGAGATCCCTTGCACCCTCTCCAAACATCGAAG GGACGTCTAGTAAGAACATCCCTAAAGTGGAAAAAAACGAAGTACAAGCTGGACTTCCTGAAAAGAATATGTATGATGATACTCGCTCTTTGCCACAATCAAGTGTAATGGTAGATGGAAAGCATGTAGTTGATACTGTTGCCATGGAGAGGGTTTACATAAATGATTCAACCAATCCATCTCTAGGAAATCCTTTATCCAAGCCATCTTCTGGTTCTTCTGTGGTCAATAATGCTCAAATTCCCCAATCTAGACCTCATGGAAGGGGTGCTGCTGTAGGACCAACTGGCTACCCTCCTGCATCACTCCATAGCCAAGTTAACAAGGTCTCTTTACCTGCTCAATCACATGGTGTAGCACGAACTCCTGGTCAAACTAGGGTTCAGTCTGCCATTCAGGTTCCTGTCCAGCAGTTGGGTCAGCGACCTGGTAGTGGATCTCAGTCTTCATCTCCACCAAAAACTTCCACTTCAGTTAACTCACTTGAATCTGGAGAGGGTGATTCCTCTTCAGAATCAAGCAAATTGAAAACTGCTTTGGTTGGAAAGGGGAAGGGTGTTGCCCAGGGTATTGGTGCCGGTTCTTTCATTTATGGTGGGGCCCAGATGATGGGAACTTCAGGGAACATGAATATTACTCATGGAGACCAAAACTTCCCTCATACTCCAGCATTTTTGCCAG TTATGCAATTTGGAGGTCAGCATCCTGGTGGCATTGGAGTTCCTGCCGTTGGCATGGCATTTCCAGGATATGTTGCTCAGTCCCAACTTGGCATGGGAAATTCAGAAATGACATG GTTACCAGTTTTGGCTGGTGCAGCTGGGGCTTTGGGAGCTACATATTGTTCGCCTTATTTAGCTATGGATGGGGCTTATCATGCTCGACCCTCAGGACAGACATCATCTGCAGGAATGTTGAG CAAAGAAAATAACACAAACAAATCCAGTAACGAGTCAAAGCCTTCACAGAATG AACTCGAAAGTGATGATGTTGGACAACGACAAAATAAGCCACGCAG ATATTCAGAGATGAACTTTGGCCAATGA
- the LOC103499746 gene encoding thionin-like protein 2 gives MESSNVMAMKCGLIVWLFLSSLSIADSFIDEPTPLGNCFKSCLAECVVNKRTARLLCPFKCTKICVADPSTTHFKFVKVDNYSSCELQCAASMCGEFSTKENPDEKEVEKCVKSCDQTCSIEIK, from the exons ATGGAGAGCAGCAATGTTATGGCAATGAAATGTGGTTTGATTGTTTGGCTATTCCTCAGCTCGCTCTCCATCGCTGATTCCTTCATCGACGAACCCACTCCTCTTGGGAACTGCTTCAAATCTTGCTTAGCCGAATGCGTCGTCAATAAGAGAACCGCTCGCCTATTGTGCCCGTTCAAATGCACTAAAATTTGCGTGGCCGACCCGTCGACCACCCATTTCAAATTCGTAAAGGTCGACAATTACTCCTCATGCGAGCTCCAGTGCGCAGCTTCTATGTGTGGCGAGTTTAGCACGAAGGAAAATCCAG ATGAAAAAGAAGTGGAGAAGTGTGTGAAGTCTTGCGATCAAACATGTTCTATTGAGATCAAATGA
- the LOC103499745 gene encoding thionin-like protein 2: protein MENILAKKWALMAWLLLTSLSTANSTSFQECYATCFVICAITPGVAFSDCPLRCLQACIVPSFPIDDDDVVHRQKQQNHFFCKLGCAASSCTKFSTKQNPGERKVERCVDSCSQTCSMDR from the exons ATGGAGAACATTTTGGCAAAGAAATGGGCTTTAATGGCTTGGCTGTTGCTGACCTCGCTCTCCACCGCCAATTCCACCTCTTTTCAAGAATGCTACGCCACCTGCTTCGTCATATGCGCCATCACGCCCGGCGTCGCCTTCTCCGACTGCCCGTTGAGATGCCTGCAAGCTTGCATCGTCCCGTCTTTTCCTATCGACGATGACGATGTCGTCCATCGgcaaaaacaacaaaatcatTTCTTCTGCAAGCTTGGCTGTGCAGCTTCCTCCTGTACCAAGTTTAGCACAAAGCAAAATCCAG GTGAAAGAAAAGTGGAGAGGTGTGTGGATTCTTGTTCTCAAACATGTTCCATGGATCGATGA